The genomic interval AGGAAATCCTCGATATTTTGGTGGCCGAAGCCAAGGTCGATCCGACCTTTGAGGCCCGGATCGAGCAGAGCTACGACCGGATCGTGGCGCTCAAGGCCCGCATTCGCTGAACGCGGCACGTTGCCACCTTTCCCCACCTTCTCGCGGTGAAAGGTTTCCAGCGACAAAATCCGCGGATAAAGTGCGCCCCATGAAGCAGGAGTCGTTGCTTGATGGCGGATGACCGCGAAGTCCGACAGGTCCGGGCTATATTTATTTCGGACGTCCATCTCGGCATGAAGCCGATAAGGGTCGGTCAACTCATCGAGTTCCTGCGCGCTCATGATGCGGAGACCATTTATCTGGTCGGCGACATCGTGGACGGCTGGCGTCTGGCCAAGGCCTGGCACTGGCCCAGCGAGTATAACGTGCTGATCCAGGTGCTGCTCGACAAGGCCAATGCCGGTACGCGCATCATCTATCTGCCCGGCAACCACGACGAGTTCCTGCGCGAATATCTCGGCACCTATTTCGGCGAGATCGAATTTGTGGACCGTACAGTCCACACGTCAGCCACCGGCAAGACCTATCTCGTCATTCACGGCGATCAGTTTGACGTGGTGGTGATGAATGCCAAGTGGCTCGCCCATGTCGGCGACTGGGCCTACAACGCGGCCCTTCGCATCAATATCGCGATCAACTGGGTGCGTCGTCGCCTTGGTCTGCAGTATTGGTCGCTCAGCGCCTGGGCCAAGCAGAAGGTCAAGAACGCCGTTTCGATCATCGGCCGCTTCGAGGAAGCGCTGGTGCATGAGGCCAAGGAATCGGGCGTTGACGGCGTGATCTGCGGCCACATCCATTTCGCCGACATGCATGATCGCCTCGGCATCCACTATATCAACACGGGCGACTGGGTCGAAAGCTGCACCGCCATTGTAGAGAACCAGGACGGCGCGTTCGAGCTGGTCAAGTGGACCGAAATGGTGGTCGGCGAGCCTCGCAAGTTCCGTCTGCGCCGCGCCGCCAGCTGACATTATTTTTTGTGCGGCGCGACAGGGGATAATTCCTCCTTGCGTTGGATAGCCAAGCGTTGCACCAAGAGTTCCGGGCCCTGATTTGCCCGGAGTCACCATTTCATGCCGTCGGCACTTTCGCGCTGGGCCAGTCCCGAGCTGCGCACTTCGCTTTTTCAGTTCACCGTCTATCTGCCATCGGCAGTCAGCGCGGTCTTTCTCGGCATCTGGCTGAGCGAACACGGTATTCCGGCCGACCAGATCGGTCTGGTCAATTCCATCCCTATTCTCGTGCTGCTCGCGCTCAATATGCTGGTCGGGCGCATCGCCGATCGCGCCCGCGACTGGCGCTACGTGATCATGATCATCTCCCTGTTCGGGGCGGCGGTCACCTTCGCGCTGCTGTTCGTTACCGAGTTCTGGGGCATCATGCTGGTGTGGACGCTGTGCACCTTCGGCAATGGGGCGCTGCCGCCGCTGGTCGACGCGGCGACGGTTCGCATGACCCGGCGCACCGGTGGGGATTTCGGTTCGATCCGCGTCTGGGCGACGGTCGGCTATGTGGTGGGGGCAGGTGGGCTGGGTCTGTTGCTGACCACCTACGGTTCGCAGGCTTTCGTGCCGCTGATCGTCGCCATGTCGCTGCTTCGCGCCATCACGTCACTTTTGCTGCCGCGCTTTCGGGCGCCCGAACAAAAACTGACGCTGGCCAAGGCCGTTCCGACGCGGCTCAAGGATTCCCTGAAACTCTGGTTCGTGCTGCCGCTGATCGCCTTCGCGCTGATCAATTCCGGCAATGCCGTGGTCGGCGGATTCGCGGCGCTGCTCTGGGAGCAGAATGGCATTCCGTCTTACTATATCGGCCCGCTGCTGGCGCTGGCCGCCACGGCCGAAGCAGTCATCATGTTTGGTTGGCGCCGTTTTGGCGGGCGCATTTCGGCACGCAACATGATCCTGGCCGCCTGTATCGCCTCGCTGATCCGCTTCACCATCATGGCCTTCGATCCGCCGGTAGAAGTGCTGGTGTTCACCCAGCTGATGCATGCGGTGAGTTTTGGCGTCGGCTATTTCGGTGTCGTGCACTTCGTCGCAAACTGGACTGATGAGTCCAATGCTGCCGAGGCGCAGGGCTTCGCCAATATGCTGGTGCAGGGGGCATCCTTCGTGCTGCTGACGTTGTTCGGCTGGCTTGTCATGCACTACGGCTCGGCTTCGTTCTTCGTGACATCGATCCTGTCAGTGGTCGCCATCGGCTGCGTACTGCTGTCGCTCAAACTGCAGCCAC from Devosia sp. 2618 carries:
- a CDS encoding UDP-2,3-diacylglucosamine diphosphatase; this encodes MADDREVRQVRAIFISDVHLGMKPIRVGQLIEFLRAHDAETIYLVGDIVDGWRLAKAWHWPSEYNVLIQVLLDKANAGTRIIYLPGNHDEFLREYLGTYFGEIEFVDRTVHTSATGKTYLVIHGDQFDVVVMNAKWLAHVGDWAYNAALRINIAINWVRRRLGLQYWSLSAWAKQKVKNAVSIIGRFEEALVHEAKESGVDGVICGHIHFADMHDRLGIHYINTGDWVESCTAIVENQDGAFELVKWTEMVVGEPRKFRLRRAAS
- a CDS encoding MFS transporter, with the translated sequence MPSALSRWASPELRTSLFQFTVYLPSAVSAVFLGIWLSEHGIPADQIGLVNSIPILVLLALNMLVGRIADRARDWRYVIMIISLFGAAVTFALLFVTEFWGIMLVWTLCTFGNGALPPLVDAATVRMTRRTGGDFGSIRVWATVGYVVGAGGLGLLLTTYGSQAFVPLIVAMSLLRAITSLLLPRFRAPEQKLTLAKAVPTRLKDSLKLWFVLPLIAFALINSGNAVVGGFAALLWEQNGIPSYYIGPLLALAATAEAVIMFGWRRFGGRISARNMILAACIASLIRFTIMAFDPPVEVLVFTQLMHAVSFGVGYFGVVHFVANWTDESNAAEAQGFANMLVQGASFVLLTLFGWLVMHYGSASFFVTSILSVVAIGCVLLSLKLQPPKDE